From a single Corvus hawaiiensis isolate bCorHaw1 chromosome 23, bCorHaw1.pri.cur, whole genome shotgun sequence genomic region:
- the IL22RA1 gene encoding interleukin-22 receptor subunit alpha-1, with the protein MKRFLIVLAGVSVIGIVTTERSSCLKRAAFSSTNFENILTWETEADIPPGTVFDVQYKQYGEKSWLTKNECQSITQLFCNLTRETENFREHFYGRVRARNCSSSWVRSERFEPRKETIIGAPQVEYIPYVRSIKFLIRPPVTPLRGEDDQQLTVEDIYSKFGPVDYHLTIFNQRTHQQWTKNEHNKELEVSNLDPDTEYNGTVYICLLQRRSKPQVFWVKTLADKTWILYCLVALAFCAGLIFAAGIYVIYRYIKQRSAQPRALDFRGIPSFQPLTLTVEHIIKPLSLSKPSLFIPEVQLAQMSQHLDWAPEPPRPFCPYQQQADVPAFQLPPQPSQVEITALTGYTPQTAAQSIPAATSSTSEPLTYGVCVEGTDHANRSSQQDQRLKEVSPDHSVHGKLQTQGLGKSCSHWDYKEQQPEVALWKSRDRLESVLFQGSPGQMQLLLQSDGLESPEYVSQLSLSLLEQGGCYRQQAELPLLLSAGTAEADYVPEDELLAPLSATLLLSVRTGNDFPGENHPEQWMLPESFLHPANKVQLPETAGMEMFPAAKELSCTELSVSPDSSSGRDRGTPLTMLFKDLDLKVQWDEDDNTEFY; encoded by the exons ATGAAGCGATTTCTGATCGTCCTGGCTGGAGTTTCAGTGATCG gCATTGTGACTACAGAGAGATCATCATGTCTGAAACGTGCAGCATTTTCTTCCACAAACTTTGAGAACATCCTGACCTGGGAAACAGAGGCAGATATTCCCCCTGGCACTGTATTTGATGTCCAATACAAACA GTATGGAGAGAAATCCTGGCTCACCAAGAATGAGTGCCAAAGCATCACCCAGCTCTTCTGCAACCTCACCCGGGAGACAGAGAACTTCAGGGAGCATTTCTACGGCCGGGTGAGGGCCAGGAactgctcctccagctgggTGCGCTCCGAGAGGTTCGAGCCCCGCAAAGAGA CCATTATAGGAGCACCACAAGTGGAATACATTCCCTATGTCCGCTCCATAAAGTTCCTTATCCGGCCCCCCGTTACCCCCCTGCGGGGTGAGGATGACCAGCAGCTCACTGTGGAGGACATTTACAGCAAATTTGGGCCTGTGGATTATCACCTGACAATATTCAACCAGAGGACACACCAGCAG TGGACAAAGAATGAGCACAACAAAGAACTTGAAGTTTCCAATTTGGACCCAGACACTGAATACAATGGAACAGTTTATATCTGTCTGCTCCAGAGAAGGAGCAAACCTCAAGTGTTTTGGGTCAAAACACTGGCAG ACAAGACGTGGATCCTCTACTGTTTGGTGGCCCTGGCGTTCTGTGCAGGGCTGATCTTTGCTGCCGGCATTTATGTGATCTACAGATACATCAAACAGCGCAGTGCCCAGCCCAGGGCCTTG GACTTCAGAGGGATTCCATCATTCCAGCCTCTCACGCTGACAGTGGAGCACATCATAAAGCCCCTTAGTTTATCCAAACCTTCCCTTTTCATCCCTGAAGTGCAGCTGGCACAGATGAGCCAACATTTGGACTGGGCTCCGGAGCCACCACGGCCTTTCTGTCCCTACCAGCAACAGGCAGATGTTCCAGCATTCCAGCTGCCCCCTCAGCCATCCCAGGTGGAAATCACAGCTCTGACTGGTTACACTCCTCAAACAGCTGCGCAGAGCATTCCTGCTGCCACATCCAGCACAAGCGAGCCCCTGACCTATGGGGTGTGTGTGGAAGGCACAGACCACGCCAACAGGAGCTCACAGCAGGACCAAAGGCTGAAGGAAGTTTCTCCAGATCATTCTGTGCATGGAAAGCTCCAAACCCAGGGGCTGGGAAAGAGCTGCAGCCACTGGGATtacaaagagcagcagccagaggtgGCACTGtggaagagcagggacagaCTGGAGTCGGTTCTGTTCCAGGGGAGCCCTGGGcagatgcagctgctgctgcagagtgaCGGGCTGGAAAGTCCAGAGTATGtgtcccagctgtccctgtcTTTGCTGGAACAGGGAGGATGCTACAGAcaacaggcagagctgccactgctgctgtctgcagggaCAGCTGAGGCAGACTATGTTCCAGAGGATGAACTGCTGGCACCTCTGTCAGCAACCCTCCTTCTCTCAGTCCGGACTGGGAACGATTTCCCTGGAGAGAACCACCCGGAGCAGTGGATGCTGCCAGAGTCATTCCTACATCCTGCAAACAAAGTGCAGCTCCCAGAGACTGCAGGCATGGAAATGTTCCCAGCAGCAAAGGAGCTGAGCTGCACAGAACTGAGCGTGTCCCCAGACAGCAGCTCAGGCCGGGACAGGGGCACTCCTCTCACCATGCTCTTCAAAGATTTGGACTTAAAAGTGCAGTGGGATGAGGATGATAACACAGAATTTTATTAG
- the IFNLR1 gene encoding interferon lambda receptor 1 → MKMDQGKTFMTSGKFCFAKCGWRVGTLMALSLLQQAQGHVQLFPPQNVTLLSKDFAMILTWAPGEGSPPDVNYIVRYESQDRPEKWMKVPHCKNIPRTFCNLTCALSNFYVKVRARVKAVWGQFQSPWVKSQFKDYYSDVELAPPVLNLNVKENFIHVSASFPLPTCVENLTWKYDLNLWEAGSEDKKEYDGCFRKDTVIINTTALRGNYCFSARALYESIDLKHSEFSQPVCVLLNHKAVEWKFPLLVVILLFVLPIFVASPFICSLVKHEAKKKKMPQVLDFSQFKAAGPTFHLELSEKEFCGDDLSYTEKPMPQRRTNRALGGHHLPWMASFPSSSSSSSSSSSEDEEEEDSSTFIPYNEMPRYPKTLRSCQPPPAAQGETSLDSGSGGLSVDSESVLDLSALGFTLFAERKGEVDTSGSQANEETSLYHCSSLERISLTEVRFPGASEHGQDDGNREKLEMTPLHPLLGGTCAEPSEHHSHRKAPHFSGDYQKPITELQLQMDSGSQPGEDPSSQLLIPLWTLQVAEDEGIASDCGSDSFTEGTPPESTVLSDAFETSNTEGKYDPKFQFPGYEHSHYLGRI, encoded by the exons atgaaaatggatCAAGGAAAGACATTTATGACAAGTGGAAAGTTCTGCTTTGCCAAGTGTGGCTGGAGGGTGGGAACCCTGATGGCTCTATCCCTTCTGCAGCAGGCTCAAG GTCATGTTCAACTTTTCCCTCCTCAAAATGTGACACTGCTTTCAAAGGATTTTGCCATGATTTTGACCTGGGCTCCAGGGGAAGGCTCTCCCCCAGATGTGAACTACATAGTGAGGTATGAAAG CCAGGATCGCCCAGAAAAATGGATGAAGGTTCCTCATTGCAAAAACATTCCCAGAACCTTCTGCAACCTGACTTGTGCCCTCTCCAACTTCTACGTTAAAGTCCGGGCTCGGGTGAAAGCGGTTTGGGGACAATTCCAGTCGCCATGGGTGAAATCCCAGTTCAAGGATTACTACTCAGATG TGGAACTGGCTCCCCCTGTGCTGAACCTGAATGTCAAGGAGAATTTCATCCATGTGAgtgcctccttccctctgcccacCTGTGTGGAGAACCTCACTTGGAAATATGACCTTAACCTCTGGGAAGCGGGATCTGAAGACAAG AAGGAATACGATGGTTGCTTCAGGAAGGACACGGTGATCATCAACACCACTGCTCTCCGAGGCAATTACTGCTTCAGTGCCAGGGCTCTCTACGAAAGCATTGACTTGAAGCACAGTGAATTCTCCCAGCCCGTGTGTGTGCTGCTAAACCACAAAG CAGTGGAGTGGAAGTTCCCACTTCTGGTCGTGATCCTTCTGTTTGTCCTCCCCATCTTTGTGGCCAGTCCCTTCATCTGCAGCCTGGTGAAACATGAGgccaagaaaaagaagatgcCTCAAGTTTTG GATTTCTCTCAATTTAAAGCTGCAGGACCAACCTTCCACTTGGAGCTCAGTGAAAAGGAATTCTGTGGTGATGATCTGAGCTACACGGAGAAGCCAATGCCACAGAGGAGGACAAACAGAGCTTTAGGAGGACATCACCTGCCATGGATGGCTTCTTtcccatcatcatcatcatcgtcaTCGTCGTCATCAtcagaggatgaggaggaagaagacagCAGCACTTTCATCCCATACAATGAAATGCCTCGGTATCCAAAGACACTTCGCAGCTGTCAGCCAcccccagcagctcagggggAAACCAGCTTGGATTCAGGATCTGGAGGTCTCTCTGTGGACAGTGAATCTGTGCTTGACCTCAGTGCCCTGGGTTTCACTCTCTTTGCAGAGAGGAAGGGTGAGGTGGACACCTCGGGATCCCAGGCAAACGAGGAGACATCCCTTTATCACTGCTCCTCTTTGGAAAGAATATCCCTCACTGAGGTGAGATTCCCAGGTGCCAGTGAGCATGGACAGGATGATggaaacagggaaaagctggaaatgaCCCCCCTTCACCCCCTGCTGGGGGGGACTTGTGCTGAACCCAGCGAGCACCACTCTCACAGAAAGGCTCCTCATTTCTCCGGGGATTACCAGAAACCCATCACTGAACTGCAGCTCCAGATGGACTCGGGATCGCAGCCCGGAGAGGATCCCAGCAGCCAGCTGCTCATCCCCTTGTGGACACTGCAGGTGGCAGAGGATGAAGGCATTGCAAGTGACTGTGGCAGTGACAGTTTTACAGAAGGGACACCGCCCGAATCCACAGTGCTGAGTGACGCTTTTGAGACTTCAAATACAGAGGGAAAATACGACCCAAAGTTTCAATTCCCAGGCTACGAGCACTCACATTACTTGGGAAGGATCTAA